In Malus sylvestris chromosome 16, drMalSylv7.2, whole genome shotgun sequence, the following are encoded in one genomic region:
- the LOC126607128 gene encoding probable methyltransferase PMT2 → MAPKANADGRTRSSVQIFIAAGLCCFFYILGAWQRSGFGKGDSIALAITKNEADCNIIPSLSFDSQHAGEVGNIDESESKPKVFEPCHHRYTDYTPCQDQKRAMTFPREDMNYRERHCPPEEEKLHCLIPAPKGYVTPFPWPKSRDYVPYANAPYKSLTVEKAVQNWIQYEGNVFRFPGGGTQFPQGADKYIDQLAAVIPIKNGTVRTALDTGCGVASWGAYLLSRNVLAMSFAPRDSHEAQVQFALERGVPAVIGVLGTIKLPYPSRAFDMAHCSRCLIPWGINDGKYLKEVDRVLRPGGYWVLSGPPINWKNNYQAWQRPKEDLQEEQRQIEEAAKLLCWEKKSEKGETAIWQKRVDSDSCGDRQDDSRANFCKADEADSVWYKKMEGCITPYPKVSSGELKPFPKRLYAVPPRISSGSVPGVSVEDYEEDNNKWKKHVNAYKRINKLIDTGRYRNIMDMNAGLGGFAAAIESPKLWVMNVMPTIAEKNTLGVVYERGLIGIYHDWCEGFSTYPRTYDLIHAHGVFSMYNGKCNWEDILLEMDRILRPEGAVIFRDEVDVLIKVKKIVGGMRWDTKLVDHEDGPLVPEKVLVAVKQYWVGNSTSAQ, encoded by the exons ATGGCTCCGAAAGCGAATGCAGACGGTCGGACTAGGAGCTCGGTGCAAATTTTTATTGCAGCTGGTCTGTGCtgttttttctatattttgggTGCTTGGCAGAGAAGTGGTTTTGGAAAGGGAGATAGTATCGCTTTAGCGATCACTAAGAATGAGGCTGACTGCAATATTATTCCAAGTCTAAGTTTTGATTCCCAACATGCCGGTGAAGTTGGAAATATCGATGAATCTGAATCGAAGCCCAAAGTTTTCGAACCGTGTCATCATCGTTACACTGATTACACCCCGTGCCAAGATCAGAAGCGTGCAATGACATTCCCAAGGGAAGATATGAATTATCGAGAGAGGCATTGCCCTCCTGAGGAAGAAAAGTTACATTGCCTTATTCCAGCACCAAAGGGGTATGTAACTCCATTCCCCTGGCCAAAGAGCCGTGACTATGTACCATATGCCAATGCACCATATAAGAGCTTGACTGTTGAGAAGGCTGTTCAGAACTGGATCCAATATGAGGGTAACGTATTTCGATTCCCTGGTGGGGGAACACAGTTTCCTCAAGGGGCAGATAAATATATTGATCAGCTTGCTGCTGTGATACCAATAAAGAATGGGACAGTAAGAACTGCACTGGACACCGGTTGTGGG GTTGCCAGTTGGGGTGCATACTTGTTGAGTAGAAATGTTCTTGCCATGTCGTTTGCGCCAAGAGATTCCCATGAGGCACAAGTCCAATTTGCTCTTGAGAGGGGTGTACCTGCAGTTATTGGTGTTCTGGGTACAATAAAGCTGCCCTATCCATCCAGAGCCTTTGACATGGCTCATTGTTCTCGTTGCTTAATTCCATGGGGAATAAATG ATGGAAAATATCTCAAGGAAGTTGACCGAGTTCTTAGGCCTGGGGGTTATTGGGTGCTTTCGGGTCCTCCGATCAATTGGAAGAATAATTACCAAGCATGGCAGCGTCCCAAGGAGGATCTTCAGGAGGAACAGAGACAGATTGAAGAAGCTGCTAAACTTCTTTGCTGGGAGAAGAAGTCTGAGAAGGGTGAAACTGCCATTTGGCAGAAGAGGGTAGACTCTGATTCATGTGGAGACAGACAAGATGATTCCCGTGCTAACTTTTGTAAAGCTGATGAAGCAGATAGCGTCTG GTATAAGAAAATGGAGGGATGCATAACTCCATACCCTAAAGTTTCCAGTGGGGAGTTGAAGCCGTTTCCAAAAAGGCTTTATGCTGTTCCCCCCAGGATTTCTAGTGGGTCTGTTCCTGGAGTTTCTGTTGAGGACTACGAGGAGGATAACAACAAATGGAAGAAGCACGTGAATGCTTATAAAAGAATCAATAAACTAATAGACACAGGAAGGTATCGCAACATTATGGATATGAATGCTGGTTTGGGTGGTTTTGCTGCTGCAATTGAATCTCCAAAATTGTGGGTCATGAATGTGATGCCCACAATAGCCGAGAAAAATACGCTGGGTGTTGTATATGAGCGAGGATTGATTGGAATCTACCATGATTG GTGTGAAGGTTTCTCTACTTACCCAAGGACATATGACCTCATTCATGCCCATGGTGTTTTCAGTATGTACAATGGAAA ATGCAACTGGGAAGACATTCTTCTAGAGATGGATCGGATCTTGCGGCCAGAAGGTGCCGTCATATTCCGTGATGAAGTCGATGTATTAATTAAGGTGAAGAAGATAGTAGGAGGAATGAGATGGGATACTAAACTGGTGGACCATGAGGATGGTCCCCTTGTACCAGAGAAGGTATTGGTTGCTGTGAAGCAGTACTGGGTTGGAAACTCCACCTCCGCACAATGA